A genomic segment from Schistosoma mansoni, WGS project CABG00000000 data, supercontig 0240, strain Puerto Rico, whole genome shotgun sequence encodes:
- a CDS encoding DNA repair protein rad51 homolog 3, r51h3,putative, with translation LQACVNVQIPKWFSGLNGQALFLDTEGNFIPERVRQMASALADHCKRHYIESNPERTDESFIKQYCPTVESLMSGIHYIRITDHLKLLAVCRHLEQFCDQHPLIRLIVVDSIALPFRYDFDDIPQRNRLLASVTQMLLCVAGRQKAAVILTNQITTKFDAKNLNSEQVDCVIEGDKVGKEQCRNDQNSCLVPALGDSWGHICSLRVFLARLTTGIRQVRLLKHPGKPYGVGYYQITTGGIRDLIQNNKCNKHLPE, from the exons CTTCAAGCTTGTGTTAATGTACAAATTCCCAAATGGTTCAGTGGTCTCAATGGACAAGCTTTGTTTCTAGATACTGAAGGAAACTTTATACCTGAACGTGTTCGACAAATGGCTTCAGCATTAGCAGATCATTGTAAACGTCATTATATTGAATCAA ATCCCGAAAGAACAGATGAATCTTTCATTAAACAATATTGTCCAACTGTTGAGAGTCTAATGTCCGGAATTCACTACATACGAATAACTGATCATTTGAAGTTATTAGCTGTTTGTCGACATTTAGAACAATTTTGTGACCAACATCCTctg ATTCGACTGATTGTGGTCGACAGTATCGCTCTCCCATTTCGTTACGATTTTGACGATATTCCTCAACGTAATAGATTATTGGCAAGTGTAACACAAATGTTACTCTGTGTTGCTGGACGTCAGAAGGCTGCG GTTATTCTTACAAATCAAATTACAACTAAATTCGATGCCAAAAATTTGAATTCAGAACAAGTTGATTGTGTTATAGAAGGAGATAAAGTTGGAAAAGAACAATGCAGAAATGATCAAAATTCATGTCTAGTACCTGCGCTTGGAGATAGTTGGGGGCATATTTGTTCTCTCCGAGTTTTCCTTGCACGTTTAACAACAGGTATTCGTCAAGTACGACTGCTTAAACATCCTGGAAAACCATATGGTGTTGGATATTATCAAATTACA